A stretch of DNA from Bactrocera neohumeralis isolate Rockhampton chromosome 6, APGP_CSIRO_Bneo_wtdbg2-racon-allhic-juicebox.fasta_v2, whole genome shotgun sequence:
tagttcgtatatatacagacagacggacggacagacgggcagacagacagacggacatggctatatcgactcagctcaacatactgatcatttatatatatatatactttatggggtctccgacgcttccttctgggtgttacaaacttcgtgacaaacttaatataccctgttcagggtataaaaattatggtAATAAAGCGAGTTATAAACAACTAACAACTAACAACAACTAAGGCAgagaaaattattcaaaatattgttgtgGTAGCGCAAAAATAGAACTTCATTAGAAGTTGCCTACATCGCGGCGCTAAGGAAAAAGGCAGGCAGCAGtcaaaacaaaagacttaagcgacaaactagattctttcacttttagAGAAAcagttaaattcaaaaattaccaTGGACTATTTAAATTGGTGTATCACTAAAATAcaagtaatattaaaaacagttaaataaatcaacaaatatacatatattcggaaATCACTTATTTTAAGGTATTtagagtttttttgttaaattaatatttatttagaaagaaCTGGTAATAAACTTCCCCACATATACAAACTGATGCCGATTTTGCTTGTCAGAAATACTGCTTGAACgccataaaaatacaaaaataagtaGTTTTTTCTTGAGATTGTGATTGGTTATGAAAAATAGATCCATTACGACAACccttctcttcttcttaattggcgtagacaccgcttacgcgattatagccgagttaacaacagcgcgccagtcgtttctttttttcgctacgtggcaccaattggatattccaagcgaagtcaggtccttctccacttggtccttccaacggaatggaggtcttcctcttcctgtgcttcccccggcgggtgctgcgtagaatactttcagagctggagtgttttcatccatccggacaaaatggctagccagcgtagccgctgtcttttaattcgctgaactatgtcgatgtcgtcgtatatctcgaatgcgatattcgccgtggccaatgcgcaaaggaccataaatcttccgcagaacttttctctcgaaaactcgtaacgtcgactcatcggttactgttatcgtccaagcctctgcaccatatagcaggacgggaattatgagcaacTTATAAAGTTTGGCTTTTATTCGTcgtgagaggactttacttttcaatagcctactcagtccgaagtagcacttgttggcaagagcaatcctgcattggatttccaggctgacattgttggtggtgttaatgctggtggTAATTACGACAACCCTAAACGCAGAAAATCATATGGGAAACTAGGACAAACAGCCAAAATAAACAGTAAAGCCGAATTTCCATGATGCTCAGTCAATTTGGTGGAATCAACAATCAacaacaatgctttccgactaacaGGATATCATGAGACGTATTATTACTaccgatgagtcttggatctatgcttacgacccggaaacagacgatcaatcggcggaatattgtggcaaaggtgagccgaagtcgaaaaaacCACGAAAGAAACAGGTCAACAATaacggttatgttgacagttttcttcgtttatcgaggtgtggtgcactccgaattccttccgaccggcacTGCGATAatgcatactgcattgattcttcgtgagttctTCTCGAGATTTTAACCAATAAGGTGTCGCAACCACTGTATTTGCCTGATTCAGCTCCTTGTATCTTCTAGGTATTCAGCAAACTCGAAACGACCGCTCCGTGGAAATCCTCttgactcaattgaagacaataatcttgaatcgctacgcgcattgaaggctaaaccggaaattgactttaacaactgtttcgaggattggaaaaattttggggTCAATCGGGATTTCTTAGAGGGGCACGACATAGATTTAACTTAACGATAACTATCATAACAAATACGAATTTCTTGACGTCTGAAAATCTCcttataaaagtttataaacattttgaaaatgacTAATAACTTGAAAAGGTCTAATTACACGAAGAATGACATCGACTCGTACAAAAAGAAAGTCtgccaaatatttacatatatacacatacacaaacattttattttaaggcGATCTAAAAGTAATTTACTAACTTTTTGTACTTGAAATAGACGAAAAATACATTTAACAAAACTCATTTGTTGCAATTAATTACCTTTCTCACCACATGATAGCTCCCTTGGTtaagtttacaaaacaaaatttgtagctTTTCATAATCAATTATCTTTTAGAACCCATAAACACCAGATAAACACGCATTCAAGCAACACAAATCGATATAACCGTTAACTGTTGAGCGACTAAACAATTTAAAGTGATTAATATGCTTGAGAAGTAATTACCTTCATTCACAAAAGTagatattatttacatatgtatgtatatatacatatgtatacatgtatgtctGTAAGTGTGCTTGTGTATACTTTGTAGATTCTTCAATTCTTTCTCACAAATGTTTTTCTTTGCTGACATTGACTGCATATATTTTCAAGCATTTTCAAGCAAAGCAGATCATCAACACAAATGGAAAGCTTCAAGCTCAATTATAGAGATTGTAGAATTGAAGAGGCctccaaaaaatacaaaaacacagtACGCACTCGCAACCAGCTgtaaatttgtatgtgtatgtatatatgtatccaCTTCCTCTTACTTCCGCACCTCCAGCGGCACCAATGGTGGCGCCCAAGTCTGACGACCAGCCGGCCGGCTTCGTCATCCAGCTCAATGAGCCACTGATATAttgtatacaagtacatacatacatacaagcatacatgtgtatatatgtacatatctatatgcgCTGATGAGTGTCTCGAGCGTGTATTCTAGTCATGCATTCGGTGCGATGGTCGTTTCTCGTTGGTAAAAGTATActgtggtatgtatgtatgtatgtatatgtatgtatgcgtgtgtttgttgctgGTATTTAGTTTGTCATTTCCATTGGTATTTCGGTGTTGTCAGTACTAAATCAACTAGCACGGtagtagcaacagcaacagcaacagcactgAGCATAACAGATAACGCAAGCGTAGCAGCCGGAAAGGCACCAATTAACCAACCCAACCGAATAATCAACTGTTCAACCAaccatatatttaataatagcaataaaacaattaaagtgTCACTGgtgttattttaatgaaaaagttgCTACAACATTTTCAGCGTGTGCGGACCGATTGCAAAactacaaataattatatttaaacaaaaaaaaaaaataaaaataataacaaattaaaaagagtTCCAAAAACCTTTGTGGCGTTCACTGGACACGTAAGTAGAAAATTACAATCGTATGATTTATTATTAGcgcgaaaatatacatataaattatatatgtacatatgtatgtacctaggTAGTGACTAGAAAAAAGATGGATGGtagttgtaataatttttatttgaaaaaatataaaatatgaaaggcTTTCACATGCACAGAAGTGACATAGTTGTTATACCATATGATCAgatttgacccggactgttaAAAAAGTTCGTTTTTATAATTCATCTTTAAAATCGGCTCCAAAATATGCCGATACAAGCATGCCAATGTCTTATCCAATTTTCAAACACTAGTTATAAGCCCCTGAGCCACTCGTTTCGTGTTTGTCCAAAAAGTCGGTTATAGTCATGTATAATACGAAAAATCTATGAAGATTTCGCCCCCAAATCGCGTCGATACTTCACATAAATGCCACAAAACTGCCAAATACTATTCCTTATTGATCTTTCGAGCTTGTGGAACGAATAAGGGGACCACACTGTGGTAAGCAAAGAAAACGATCAGCATTACCTTGATTTGTGTCCGACTTTGACGCGGTTCTTTCAATTAGAGCGTAATTAGTTAGAGTTGGAAAGTTTCGatatcatattcataaacccacatcTCGTCACCAGTAGTGATGaatttgatgaatgtagggtcCGCAGCTATGTTCTCAAGCATATCTTTTGCGACCCCTACTCAAATCTGTTCAACCAACCATTTTTTGGTTCAAGTCTAGCATTCATAAGGTTTATAGCAAAAACCTTAACCGAAATGTGTTGATTCGATTCATGAAATGTCGTAAGCTTCTGCTATCTCTGATATcaacacgacgattttcaagcacttcGTTGAAGAACGAAGACacagacaaaaatattttaaaatgtttaaaccaTTATTTTATTAGTACGGGTCTTCATTGCCGATTAATTAATCTATCAAAGAAAGTGGTACTAATTTTCGTTCATAAAATGACATCATGatatttttgagcatttttcaGATCAAATTTAATACTTCCAAAGCACCACGGAATCAAAATCAGTTTCGACAAAGACATTAAATATAATTCTATGTTAAAATGTTATTTGCTtctaaagatttaaatttttcctcaaGGCATTCGTAGATTGTTGGATATTTGATCAGGCAGGCATAAAAGCTCATTTGGTACAATACAGCGACTcgatacacaaatatttttagaaatttcttttataaacaCAATTCTTCGAGGGAAAAGTCTGGGTCCGCTGCTGTAACGTAGACTCAATGGCCGTTGGAAGAGTGTATTCTGTATAAATGATAGATAAAAGCTTCATCAATTCAGATCACGTTTCGGTTACCGAAGTTTCCCGAAGACCCTTCATGTGAAAATTTGCGTTAGGGATGCCGATTATAAAGCTATTTTtcgtaatataatttttctttcatttataacttataaaaaatttacaacccCCCTTCCCCACCAGGCGTGTtttcaagaaaattattatatttattactcggatatagtattatataaaagggcacttcaaaaaatgaaagaaaatccTAATAATTAAGACTGTCATACTCCAAGAACACTATCAGAATTCGTGAGTGACACTTCGTACATCgtatgtttttagaaaaaataaggTTCAGGAAGAAGTATGGCGGCCTGCTGAGCGTTTCCGCCGAAAACTTTCCGGTCAATGATCTTAGTAGACATTTCAAACGATTCTATATTGCCAGGTAAATGATAATTAGTTTCCGGTAAGATTTAATACAACTCTTCGTGGAATTCAGGGtccaaagttttaaaattatgacaaacaacttttcatattcaaaagaaaatagttttgttgcgcgtattttatatagttttcgCATTCCACTATCAATTATCGTCTTTTAGGTCACTGCCTagacaaaacaaatttatatatttttcttttctcacGAACTTTCCAAAGTATTTAAGCGTATTCTTTCACTGATTCATTTAATTACgataattttgtttgctttttcttcCACATTTAACGATATGATTTATGCCGGCGGCAACTGATTGCTACTTCATTCATACAtttatgttgttttttgcaCAACTTTATTGTGTCGtcgcataaaaaataataataataattgccaTTCAATAATCATCGACAGTCGCcaaaaaattacgacgaaatacCAATTGTGATATCGAACACAGAGTCAATAAGAAATAAGCGCAAAAATGCATCAATTCAAATTAACCGAAATGAAAACGAATCTGCTGTACGCGCCCGAGTCATACGCGCTGGCCCATGCCGTCTCTGCCGATCTGAATACGATGAAGGGCACGCTCGCTTGGCAATTTGCCGTGATTTTCGGCAACTTCGAGGAGCTCAGCAAGCAGCCGATAACCGTGGGCAATGTCGCCGTTATGGAGCACCAGTCGCGTTTCATTTACTTTCTGGTGACAAAGGAAAATGTCTACGAGACCACAACATACAACACATTGCATGCGGCGTTGATTTGTATGCGCGAACATATGGTAATTTGTGTGATTTCGATAACACATTTCTCAATTTTGACATACCaaactaataaaaacaaaaatttaagcgGTTAGCGGTTTCAAGCAACGCGATTTGCAATTAAATGAGCTAGTATAGTATTAACAAGTGGTAGAATATAGGCGAAgtaagattttttgttttgtatttggcAGAAATTATCAGCAAATATGACCATTTTATATTTAGACTTCCTACTAAAAACCGCAGATTACGGTACTTCATTGTGGTGATGTCActttcaaacataaaaaatgcacATGAGCTGTTACAAAGTTTGAGAAGGACTGTATTTTGAGAactataatatttcaaaagagTCCAAGTAAACTTCTCCAAGTTCTCTTAAGTCCATCTAGTCGATTCTAAGCTGGATTTAAATAATTGACGTTGTAGACACTATAATATTGTTATTGTCATTGAACGAGAGAAAGggaaaaagcattttttattgactgttttttgttataatttcaattttgaagaaTGAAACTCCGATGTATACACTATAAATTTAAATCAGCATACCTGTAAAGAGAAGCCAAGAAAttattgggtagtcaaaaaaaaaatcgtattttgtcaatagatgtcgttgcagtcgtatatctgtAGTGCTAGAGTGCAGAGCAGAAAGGTGAAATCTCGCTCTGGACGACCtgtcgttgaaaaagtcgatgaaattatggaaaatattgatcagaaccgtcacataagcagccatgacatcgctgaGGAACTTaccattcatcatcaaacggttttgaaccatttaaataaggctggctacaaaaaaaaaattgatgtttgagtaccacatgaattctctgtgaaaaatttaatggaccgaaatAACATCTGCGATGCTTtgctaaaatgaaatgaaatcgaaccatttctgaagcgaatggtaacaggagacgaaaagtgaatcaaatatgacaatattgtgcgaaaaagatcatggttcaagcgtggtgaagctcaacaaatggtcgcaaagtcaCGATTGACGCCTCGTACAGTTATGCTGagtatttggtgggattgaaaagGAATCAGCCACATTCCACATTTTACTGTCAGCAACTGAtgaaattcaagcaagcaatcGTAAAAAAACacggtcagaactgatcaacagaaacgacttcgtcttccatcagcacgacgctagaccacacacatatttgatgactcggcaaaaactgggagagcttggcttgaaagttttgatgcatccaacATATAGCcatgaccttgcaccatcggactaccatttgtttctgtcaatgcagaactcccttaatggagtaaagttggcttcaagagaagcctgtgaaaattacttgtcgcagttttacgccgagaaaccagaaaagttttacactgatggaataatgtctctagcagaaaaatggcaaaaagtggtcgagcaaaatggtacatatttggttctttaaagttcattataaatataaaaaaacttcacCTTAGTATgactagaaatacgaaaagactttttcgactactcaatataaGGGACATAAAAGATTCCCCAAATAGTTGTAGATTGTTGCCGAGTTAGAGGTTCTTGTATAGATAAAATTTAACTCCAGACCCGCAGATCCGACATATGGTATGCATAAATTTGCAGCGTGCCAAGCTGAGCTAATTTATCGTCTCCGTTTATATGCGCATtactctctcagtttttgaaatatcgatctgagaTTTTGTATatgtccttttctccccaagaagctgctcatttatacGAGGCGGCGCTACAaaatccgaagaaattgttcagatcggaccactaagCGGCCGAGCAAAATCAAGATACAGTCCTTTTATACTTTTATGCTATACGAAATGCTCCTTTGGAGGGCATTGGTACTgccgaaattatttttttcttgcttttctaACAatattgctgtttttttttagacTCAGAAGAGTATCTGATCCCCAAAGTTCGGTAATAAATGATTTTATCCTTTCAGTATAGAAAATATACTATAAAGATGCCTAACCGATCACTAAACAGAACATTTTTTGCatagcacttacatacatatgtatgtgcatatagaaATATGCGAGCATTACCGACATGCGTAATAGAAAGTAAGAGTGTAAATAATGCCACCAACTCCAACAGAACGTGCCGTGGCTTACCGCTAAGTGGATTAAACACAATACTAACACATTTCAACTACAATAAGACACTCAGGAAATGacgtatactcgtatatatcaaatttcattaaaaaaaattctaagctTTTGAACTTGAACCCCCGATTTTTTCCCAAAGCGCATACACGAGATCACAAAAATCGCCATGCCGCGCATTTGCTGTGGCACGGACGGCTTGGAGTGGCGACGTGTCAAGCAGTTAATACGCACAGTATTCGCCAGAGAGACCAACGTGGAAATACTGGTCTGTAGCTACAATCAAACGGTGGTAAGTTGAAGCCGCTGACactgaaatttaatattaatgaattatttatttcaaatacaaacAAGACAATACCGCCAAAATGCCAAATTGTCGAAGAGAAGGGCAACATCTTAAGCGCGCCGCAGGACTTCTCGCTGGTGCACTCGACAAGCGCCGACTTTGCCATGTCCAGCGGCATAGGCTTGCACTTCAAATGCAAATTTGGACAGATCAATgagttgcaaaaacaaaataaacatgttGGCAATGTGGCGGTGTTGAAGGATAACAACCGTTATATCTACAATTTAATAACCAAGGAACGTAGTCATGAGAAATGCACTTATCCGGCGCTTTACTATGCGCTGATGGCAATGCGCGAGCATGTGGTAAAGTTtcagcacaacaaaaacaaattgaaattatttttttgtgatattaCTAATTTGCATTTCTTCTTTTGCAAACTAGGAGCAAAACAATGTGACCAAGCTGGCTATACACAGATTCGGTGGCGACATCGATCGCTTGAGTTGGTTGCGTGTTAAGAACATTGTGGAATTCGTATTTTGCAATAATGCCGTGGAAATCATTGCATACGTCTATGATCCACCAGAGGTAGTACGCAGACGCTCACGTGATTCACGCTCACGCTCGCGCACTTTGGAGTCCATGGTTAATCGCATGTCGCTTTCACGAGACTTTCCTTGAATGAAGTGGCAGTTGATGCAGGCGAAGATTTTAAGTTAAAATgtgaaatgtgttttttttacgcCCACATATAAACACACAGAGACAcagttaatttaataatattttactcaTACACCACATATTTATAAccttaattttaagtttattatttacACTGAAAGCGGTGTTCCAGAAGGACAAACAttgaaagtgtttttttttttttttgttggaaaaaataacgttttAGCAGAGTAAAGTGTATTTGtgatgaaaaaaaatgaaaaaaacgaatgttatttattttgcttaaaatatcATTCAGAGTGtgattaaacaataaaaatttacacagAAAAGTATTTTCaggcaatacatacatatgtatgtgttttcattgcacatttattactttttcgagttttctaaattatttttaggcaaTATATGCTTACATTccacatatataatttttttgaattttttaatttaagactaatatttttaaaacatgttttaaatattattttaaattgtttaatatattattaaaaaattttatcgattttttaagacatttaaaccaaatttatattatttttacaacatttAAACTGTATAAAAAATCTCTCAAAAATCCAAATTATTTTCGCAAAGCGACGTTTTCTTAGTTTTTAAGTATGTTTATATGCATTAAAAATGAGGTATCATAGATAACGCAAATTatgataagaaaaaataaaattgtcacaattccaaatgtaaacaaacgatgtcaaacacacgcacacatgcacacacacgaaatctaatttttaacaaaaagtgtaatttaacatttttgctaACTACACTGTTGttcaaagtaataaataaaactctttGATAACTAAAAGCATTCCAAGAAaacgtattttctttttttcttataaaaaaattgtgtttaacaaaaaatctgCACATCTTTTACACAACTCATTGACTCATTTTCACAAATTCCAGCGCCAAGCACAACTTTCAGCCAAGCACCATTTCACATCACTACCGCACAACAACTACGCCAAAACATGTCTGCAgattcgaaattcaaattgacTGAGGTTGAGGGTGACCTTTTCAGCGCACCCGAAACACACTCGCTGGCGCATTGCGTAGGCGCGGACTTTGCCATGGGCGCCGGCATTGCGGTAAAGTTCAAACAAATCTACGGACAAGTGGACCAGTTACGGGCACAGGGTGTACAATCCGGCGGCGTTGCAGTGTTGCAAGATAAAGAACGTTACATTTACTATCTGGTAACCAAGCCACAAAGTTGGGGCAGTCCCACCTATGATAGCTTACGCGCATCGCTTGTGGCCATGCGTGAGCATATGGTAAGCAGTTGAAAgggtttattattttaattacggattataatatttttctaaatttcttttttttgttcaatagcGCAAGAATAAGGTGCACAAGTTGGCTATACCGCGCATTGGCTGCGGCATCGATGGCCTTGAATGGGACAAGGTGAGCGCTGAATTGTGTAAGGTGTTCGACAGTGAAGAACTGGAAATTGTTGTGTACAATTTTGTGCCGAAATAATGCTATTAAGCGaagtttgttattttgttaaaataaataaaaatatcacttaATGCTGAGCATTGCAGGTATTTCTACTAGATGAGACTtgataattgttaaaaaataaataataaaaaagttataacaaatgcttttttatttctgcatataaaaatagaaaaaggtAAGTTGTAagatttgtaaataaatatagtaaagcgtaaaacataaaacacaaaaaggagctttaattacaatactttaatttatttaatttaattaatttaataacatCTAAAAAtcttattgtttattataataaataagttatattaatatttgtactTAACACTTTATGGCACATAATTATAAACAAGTATTTCAATCGGCGTATCCTTGAAGACTTCTTGCAACAAATCCTTAACTTTTTGCCAAACCAAACCATCGAGACCACAGCCAATACGCGGTATGGCCAATTTATAAATCTCATTTTTGAGCTGTCGAGATATTTATAAACAATagacaataaattaataaaaatatgcagtTATAATAGCAAA
This window harbors:
- the LOC126763530 gene encoding ADP-ribose glycohydrolase OARD1-like, with the translated sequence MFGRCNFALLNKYSIVCKTFYKPHLSTAAHLTANSAVLGKRRHPHKLLILPPSTTFSQAPFHITTAQQLRQNMSADSKFKLTEVEGDLFSAPETHSLAHCVGADFAMGAGIAVKFKQIYGQVDQLRAQGVQSGGVAVLQDKERYIYYLVTKPQSWGSPTYDSLRASLVAMREHMRKNKVHKLAIPRIGCGIDGLEWDKVSAELCKVFDSEELEIVVYNFVPK
- the LOC126763528 gene encoding uncharacterized protein LOC126763528 yields the protein MHQFKLTEMKTNLLYAPESYALAHAVSADLNTMKGTLAWQFAVIFGNFEELSKQPITVGNVAVMEHQSRFIYFLVTKENVYETTTYNTLHAALICMREHMRIHEITKIAMPRICCGTDGLEWRRVKQLIRTVFARETNVEILVCSYNQTVTIPPKCQIVEEKGNILSAPQDFSLVHSTSADFAMSSGIGLHFKCKFGQINELQKQNKHVGNVAVLKDNNRYIYNLITKERSHEKCTYPALYYALMAMREHVEQNNVTKLAIHRFGGDIDRLSWLRVKNIVEFVFCNNAVEIIAYVYDPPEVVRRRSRDSRSRSRTLESMVNRMSLSRDFP